The proteins below are encoded in one region of Naumovozyma castellii chromosome 6, complete genome:
- the SEC14 gene encoding phosphatidylinositol/phosphatidylcholine transfer protein SEC14 (ancestral locus Anc_2.491), whose product MFENCEKWRKDFGCATILEDFHYDEKPLVAKFYPQYYHKMDKDGRPVYFEELGAVNLTEMHKITTEERMLKNLVWEYESVVRFRLPACSRAAGTLIETSCTVMDLKGISISSAYSVLGYVREASFISQNYYPERMGKFYLINAPFGFSTAFRLFKPFLDPVTVSKIFILGSSYQKDLLKQIPAENLPVKFGGKSVVDEATGGLYLSDIGPWRDPKFIGPEGEAPEMFSMK is encoded by the coding sequence ATGTTTGAAAATTGTGAAAAATGGAGAAAGGACTTTGGTTGTGCTACTATTTTAGAAGATTTCCATTATGATGAAAAGCCATTAGTGGCTAAGTTTTACCCACAATACTATCACAAGATGGATAAGGATGGTCGTCCTGTgtattttgaagaattgggTGCTGTCAACTTAACTGAAATGCATAAGATCACTACTGAAGAACGTatgttgaagaatttggtTTGGGAATATGAATCTGTCGTTAGATTTAGATTACCTGCCTGTTCAAGGGCTGCCGGTACTTTGATTGAAACTTCTTGTACTGTCATGGATTTAAAGGGCATCTCAATCTCAAGTGCTTACAGTGTTCTAGGTTACGTTAGAGAGGCTTCCTTTATCAGTCAAAACTACTACCCAGAACGTATGGGTAAATTCTACTTAATCAATGCACCATTTGGGTTCTCTACTGCTTTCAGACTATTTAAGCCATTTTTAGACCCTGTCACTGTCTCAAAGATTTTCATTTTAGGTTCTTCATACCAAAAGGACTTGTTGAAACAAATCCCAGCTGAAAACTTGCCTGTCAAGTTTGGTGGTAAATCTGTGGTAGATGAAGCCACTGGTGGCTTATATTTATCAGATATTGGTCCATGGAGGGATCCTAAATTTATTGGTCCAGAAGGAGAAGCACCTGAAATGTTTTCTatgaaataa
- the PDS5 gene encoding sister chromatid cohesion factor PDS5 (ancestral locus Anc_2.539), with the protein MAKVTKNNLAFKKPIISTAENLISTDDLLSNLASLHEELSSLPQDNVNFDSLDEYKTGLANKKLLKHKNPGVRAFVACCLSDILRLYAPDAPYTDTQLTEIFKLFLSQFEQLGYPENGYYIQQTFLITKLLEYRSIVLLTDLPTSEKLLENLFQIFYDDSKNFQPKLFNVIGNFLGEVISEFDSVPISVLKLIFNKFLTYNPEELPKGLGIVSNCGYEVSLILCEGYSSRMGRHLTRYYSEILYHASNDNERMTYESRNNLKVILSKLHKLVIKIWETVPELVASVIGFIYHELSSDNDQIRILATKLVGTLLTINSDLNFPATHQDTFKSWMLKIADVNPEVRIQWIETIPEILLVRDDISSEIEKGLAKTLIDTDPRVRKLSVVVFEEVPLSEVLKNITNDAVYSSLLHLTREKNRDVRELSINTVAKLYSNSLQSDDSSFQNNKVHEIINSIPSVLFNLYYINDPNINEQVDTVIFEDILPIDTDNESRIKRLLSVLANLDKKAFTSFFAFNKRQLEMSRAFSKYIEFCEQLNNLSDDDNDESSTKSNIMLLLQKTITWLAAGLADPTKGTEALNTLRKLNDPRLYYLVKTCISNEVTFSTLKNSYKELSNKLQDPGLFRKYNMKSVSTIIPRDLAKEVKILLLRSSPIIYNVSNISSLLNISHPSGDTEVELKRKLLDNISKVNPTIFKDQVRMLKDSINEYEESNTGDNNLTINETLKTLYKISKVLKEQIDFDDSFFLTKLNDIALEGKPMMAKYATKIICMSPAPDDLLTRIKKYILPLDREKDNNFTAHVIVLMEIFKFHPHILDEDSTDIVSYLIKDILLSNEVVGNQDNDSSWVTDSQLDESKYYPLANKIFALKLFTNKLRAIAGSVNNDDLAKTFAEKTVKLVFYLIASGGELISENNTENYPTPDAYQTKLRCYSGLQLLKLAKIPKMQHFIKSADVIKLVNIVEDESLPVRKTFLDHLKEYIGSELISIKFLPLIFFTTYEPDKELKKNTKTWINYTFSKPSFKKGTFFERILPRLIHAIAHHPDIVEGLQQTGEAYLNALTTSVDYLIFYFDSIATQENFNLLYYLSERVKNYRDRVAEEESKEEEEEEEKATDGDDVGKENKESVNLDDNPLTRMYIISELSQMILLKLKERKDWQHSAYPGKLNLPGDVFKPFNSIQEAQASFKPYLNETYTEKLENNIRAKVGRIVHSSQTHRQRVQKRMLASEYHGPDKKKRRQKGMINADSSSDSEGDDRAVHAPLRKNLRERKNIDYQDDDSESEQEEE; encoded by the coding sequence ATGGCGAAAGTGACCAAGAATAACTTGGCCTTTAAGAAACCGATCATTTCTACAGCGGAGAATTTGATCTCAACTGATGATCTACTGTCTAATCTGGCGTCGTTACATGAAGAACTTTCCTCGTTACCGCAAGATAATGTTAATTTTGATAGTTTAGATGAATACAAAACTGGTTTAGCTaacaaaaaattgttgaaaCACAAAAACCCAGGAGTACGTGCCTTTGTTGCATGCTGTTTGAGTGATATCCTACGATTATATGCACCAGATGCACCATATACAGATACCCAATTGACTGAAATCTTCAAACTTTTCCTTTCACAATTCGAACAATTGGGCTATCCAGAAAATGGATATTACATTCAACAAACTTTTTTAATCACCAAACTACTTGAATACAGATCAATAGTTTTATTGACCGATTTACCAACATCagagaaattattagaaaatttatttcaaatattttatgaCGATTCGAAAAATTTCCAACCAAAGCTATTCAATGTAATTGGGAATTTTCTAGGTGAGGTCATTTCAGAGTTCGATTCCGTCCCTATTTCTGTGTTAAAACTGATTTTTAATAAGTTTTTAACTTACAATCCCGAAGAATTACCCAAGGGTCTCGGTATAGTTTCAAACTGTGGTTATGAAGTAAGTTTGATTTTATGCGAGGGATACTCCAGCAGAATGGGTAGACATTTAACAAGATACTATTCTGAAATTCTCTATCATGCGAGTAAcgataatgaaagaatgACTTATGAATCAAGAAATAACTTGAAAGttattctttccaaattacATAAACTAGTTATTAAGATCTGGGAAACGGTGCCTGAATTGGTCGCCTCAGTCATAGGGTTTATATATCATGAATTGTCTTCAGATAATGACCAAATAAGAATACTAGCGACAAAACTGGTAGGGACACTTTTAACTATAAACTCTGATTTAAATTTCCCAGCCACCCACCAAGATACCTTCAAATCTTGGATGTTGAAAATTGCTGATGTTAATCCAGAAGTGAGAATACAATGGATTGAAACTATTCCCGAAATATTACTAGTCAGAGATGATATTTCatcagaaattgaaaagggaCTGGCGAAAACTTTAATTGACACGGATCCAAGAGTCCGTAAATTGTCTGTAGTTGTATTTGAGGAAGTTCCACTTTCTGAAGTTCTCAAGAATATTACAAATGATGCAGTATATTCTTCCCTTTTGCATCTAACTAGAGAAAAGAATAGGGATGTTAGAGAACTTTCTATCAATACGGTTGCCAAATTATATTCCAACTCACTTCAATCGGATGACAGCTCTTtccaaaataataaagtcCATGAGATAATAAATAGCATTCCATCCGTTTTATTCAAcctttattatattaatgatccaaatataaatgAACAAGTTGATACCGTTATATTCGAAGATATTTTACCCATAGATACTGATAATGAATCAAGGATCAAGAGATTATTAAGTGTATTGGCCAATTTAGATAAAAAAGCCTTTACATCATTCTTTGCATTTAACAAGAGACAACTAGAGATGAGTAGAgccttttcaaaatatatcGAATTCTGTGAACAACTGAATAACTTAAgcgatgatgataatgatgaatccAGCACAAAGTCGAATATCATGCTTTTACTTCAAAAGACGATTACTTGGTTGGCTGCTGGGCTGGCAGATCCTACAAAAGGTACAGAAGCCCTGAACACTCTTCgaaaattgaatgatccaagattatattatttagtTAAAACATGCATCTCAAATGAAGTTACCTTCTCcacattgaaaaatagtTATAAAGAATTAAGTAACAAGCTTCAAGATCCCGGATTGTTTAGGAAATATAACATGAAGTCGGTCTCGACCATAATTCCAAGAGATCTTGCCAAAGAAGTTaagattcttcttctgagATCATCTCCAATAATCTATAatgtttccaatatttcttctttattgaACATATCTCATCCATCTGGAGATACTGAAGTTGAACTAAAACGTAAATTACTAGATAACATATCAAAAGTCAACCCTACAATTTTTAAAGACCAAGTAAGGATGCTAAAGGACAGCattaatgaatatgaaGAGTCCAACACTGGAGATAATAATTTGACAATAAATGAAACATTGAAAACACTTTATaagatttcaaaagtgttaaaggaacaaattgatTTTGACGATAGCTTCTTCTTAACGAAATTGAACGATATTGCACTAGAGGGTAAACCCATGATGGCAAAATATGCAACGAAGATAATATGCATGTCACCTGCTCCCGATGATTTATTAACGAGAATAAAGAAGTATATTTTGCCACTTGATCGTGAGAAGGATAATAACTTCACGGCCCACGTAATTGTTTTGATGGagattttcaaatttcacCCTCATATCTTAGATGAAGACTCAACAGATATTGTCAGTTACCTcattaaagatattttaCTTTCGAATGAGGTGGTTGGCAATCAGGACAATGATTCTTCTTGGGTGACTGATAGTCAATTAGatgaatcaaaatattatcctTTGGCTAACAAGATATTTgcattgaaattatttacCAACAAATTGAGAGCCATTGCTGGAAGCGTTAATAACGATGATCTTGCTAAGACATTTGCTGAAAAAACGGTTAAGCTGGTCTTTTATTTGATTGCAAGTGGTGGTGAATTGATATCTGAAAACAACACCGAAAACTATCCGACTCCTGATGCCTATCAAACCAAGTTAAGATGTTATTCCGGATTACAACTTCTAAAACTAGCCAAAATACCAAAGATGCAACACTTTATTAAATCTGCTGATGTGATAAAATTAGTGAATATTGTCGAAGATGAATCATTACCAGTCAGAAAGACCTTCCTTGATCATTTAAAAGAATACATTGGAAGTGAGTTAATATCAATTAAGTTTCTGCctcttattttcttcacaACGTATGAACctgataaagaattaaaaaagaataCAAAGACTTGGATAAACTATACGTTTAGTAAACCTTCCTTCAAAAAGGGaacattttttgaaagaatattacCGAGGTTGATTCATGCAATTGCTCACCACCCTGATATTGTTGAAGGGTTACAGCAGACAGGTGAGGCATATTTGAATGCACTAACAACATCAGTTGATTATCTGATTTTCTACTTTGATTCTATAGCGACtcaagaaaatttcaatctaTTGTATTATCTATCGGAAAGAGTCAAAAACTATAGAGACAGAGttgctgaagaagaaagtaaagaagaagaagaggaagaagaaaaagcTACTGATGGGGATGATGTAGGAAAGGAAAACAAAGAATCTGTCAACCTTGATGATAATCCATTAACAAGAATGTATATTATTAGTGAACTGTCTCAAATGATTCTACtaaaattgaaggaaagGAAGGATTGGCAACATTCAGCATACCCTGGAAAATTAAACTTGCCAGGTGACGTTTTCAAACCATTTAATAGTATTCAAGAGGCACAAGCATCTTTTAAACCATACCTCAACGAAACATATACTGAAAAACTGGAAAATAACATTAGGGCTAAAGTGGGACGTATTGTTCATTCGTCGCAAACGCATAGACAAAGAGTTCAAAAGAGAATGTTGGCCAGTGAATACCATGGTCCtgataaaaagaaaagaagacaGAAAGGAATGATTAATGCTGACTCTTCTAGTGACAGTGAAGGCGATGACAGAGCTGTACATGCCCCTCTGAGGAAAAATTTGAGGGAAAGGAAGAATATTGATTACCAGGACGATGACAGCGAGTCTGAAcaggaagaagaataa
- the RCO1 gene encoding Rco1p (ancestral locus Anc_2.538): MQTPYTNLNGNSNSSASDKKLNNGEYSSINESTNESPFMERASSSSLSNVSSSSASPVAVPPRRRGRPKRSTSRNVDYDLKKRKIISSEDNHKKKKRNNRTQSTSRTNTPSQSTTTLRYGADKQDNYDDNENTQPEIKKDILESDVNGKIIRFNEPIPANDVINPATGVSMGQGPSEKVKRTYLWNYKRSNTTPGLLIPSGSLKVIQNANVVSTNNDEDEKAVRETQMYDEQLQTRKSDSLTMPSTLRYTIRLNKNRPKDENSSNKDSKEILLSPSKTSHKIKATFSAESKSKLLGQNSLPNLPLDSGIKHEADEKQEQEGTIENDDYCSACFQTGSFLCCDTCPKSFHFLCLDPPLDPNNLPEGDWSCHECLFKMKYPNNTQLYKAERAFVKNLSMTKTKGNLFGKLLFQINGINPRQFNLPQSIKETFQDVKTGQRGQYLDNREKEPLPDKILYDAPYGQSVTKLDTYNPDIHIDSSNPDKYLICYKCRTTKMGTWDHPEKGRLIMRCDYCNTPWHLDCIPEVPRASLKNIGLKWKCPLHAVQTTKKRRRLTRNQEYIEPLQSCGFRNDGDIEIHLDELSSTHSKYVMEAFKKPGSIPAVPILKENSVKLDFLDKVFRIKKTQMEQSFKHQERLIETIVFNEKRQPAKSGDIIPLLYFQMCNSSGSESYMKKLWNLKELSKFAGDTLQKEMAPNGEEVKENSKDMINISSSELQKLLELKQLLESKPKEDVIEFFGLNNI, encoded by the coding sequence ATGCAAACGCCCTACACAAATTTGAAtggaaattcaaattcttctgCTTCggataaaaaattaaacaatgGTGAGTATTCCTCAATAAATGAGTCGACTAATGAGTCTCCCTTCATGGAACGAgcctcatcttcatcgttaTCGAAcgtttcatcttcttctgcaTCGCCTGTCGCTGTGCCGCCAAGGAGGAGAGGAAGACCGAAGAGATCGACTTCCAGAAACGTGGATTAtgatttaaagaagaggaaaattATCTCTTCTGAAGATAATcataagaaaaagaagaggaatAATCGTACACAATCTACATCAAGGACTAATACTCCATCTCAAAGCACCACCACGCTTCGATATGGGGCGGATAAACAGGATAACtatgatgataatgaaaacacGCAACCagaaattaagaaagaTATCTTAGAAAGTGACGTAAACGGCAAAATAATACGCTTTAATGAACCAATCCCAGCGAATGACGTTATTAACCCTGCTACAGGTGTGTCTATGGGCCAAGGTCCTAGTGAAAAAGTGAAGAGAACTTACCTTTGGAACTATAAAAGAAGTAATACCACTCCCGGCTTGCTGATACCCTCCGGGTCGTTAAAGGTGATACAGAATGCAAACGTTGTCAGtactaataatgatgaggatgagaAAGCTGTGAGGGAAACGCAAATGTATGATGAGCAATTACAAACTAGGAAATCAGATTCATTGACCATGCCAAGTACTCTAAGATACACAATCAGGCTTAATAAAAATCGACctaaagatgaaaattcttcaaacaaAGACTCTAAAGAGATTTTATTATCGCCATCAAAGACCTCTCATAAGATCAAAGCAACTTTTTCAGCTGAATCTAAAAGTAAATTATTAGGTCAAAACTCATTACCGAACTTGCCATTGGATAGTGGTATAAAGCATGAAGCAGATGAAAAACAGGAACAGGAGGGTACAATAGAAAATGACGACTATTGTTCAGCATGTTTCCAAACAGGCTCATTCCTATGTTGTGATACTTGTCCTAAATCTTTCCATTTCCTTTGTTTGGATCCGCCATTAGATCCTAACAATTTACCGGAAGGTGATTGGTCCTGTCATGAATGTCTATTCAAGATGAAGTATCCAAATAATACTCAACTATATAAGGCAGAACGTGCATTTGTTAAGAACCTTTCGATGACCAAGACTAAGGGAAATTTGTTTGGTAAGTtgttatttcaaataaatggTATTAATCCAAGACAGTTCAATTTACCTCAATCAATAAAAGAAACATTCCAAGATGTAAAAACAGGGCAGCGAGGGCAATATCTAGATAATAGAGAGAAAGAGCCTCTTCCAGATAAGATTTTATATGATGCACCTTACGGGCAGAGTGTTACAAAATTGGATACGTATAACCCTGATATACACATTGATTCATCTAACCCTGATAAGTATCTAATCTGTTACAAGTGTAGAACTACAAAGATGGGAACATGGGACCATCCGGAAAAGGGGAGATTGATTATGAGATGTGACTACTGTAATACCCCGTGGCATTTAGATTGTATTCCAGAGGTACCGAGAGCGTCTCTTAAAAATATTGGTTTAAAATGGAAATGTCCATTACATGCTGTTCAAACtacaaagaagagaagaagattaaCTAGAAATCAAGAATACATAGAACCACTCCAATCTTGTGGCTTTCGGAATGATGGCGATATTGAGATTCATTTGGATGAGCTTTCTTCTACTCATTCCAAATATGTAATGGAAGCATTTAAAAAGCCAGGAAGTATCCCAGCAGTTCCAATCCTAAAAGAAAATTCCGTGAAGTTGGATTTCCTTGATAAAGTCTTTAGAATTAAGAAGACACAAATGGAACAAAGTTTTAAACACCAGGAAAGattaattgaaacaatcgtttttaatgaaaagagaCAACCTGCAAAATCTGGTGACATAATACCACTGTTGTACTTTCAAATGTGCAATTCTAGCGGGAGCGAATCAtatatgaagaaattatggaatttgaaagaactCAGTAAGTTTGCTGGCGATACATTACAAAAAGAGATGGCACCCAATGGTGAAGAAGTAAAGGAAAATTCAAAGGATATGATAAACATATCGTCCTCTGAATTACAAAAGTTACTCGAACTCAaacaattattagaatCGAAACCTAAAGAGGATGTGATAGAATTTTTTGGTCTGAATAATATATAG
- the SDD2 gene encoding Sdd2p (ancestral locus Anc_2.537) yields MDSELQALREARLAELKRATGGSAASGGNSNGGGSNNGSNEPIGASISRFLEPEAFERLTRVSLVRPDRAQAVEQYLKQIISTGQLQHKVNEKEIVQILNGIAKEQNKKNETKIIFDRRETVVDSSSHLQGEEDDDDDFFD; encoded by the coding sequence ATGGACTCTGAATTACAAGCTTTGAGGGAGGCTCGGTTGGCAGAACTGAAGAGAGCCACGGGAGGAAGTGCCGCTAGTGGTGGTAATAGTAATGGTGGAGGAAGCAATAATGGTAGCAATGAACCAATCGGTGCATCTATATCTAGATTTTTAGAACCTGAGGCGTTTGAGAGACTGACCCGAGTTTCCCTAGTAAGACCTGATCGTGCGCAAGCTGTGGAACAATACTTAAAACAGATTATCTCGACAGGACAATTACAACACAAGGtaaatgaaaaggaaattgttcaaatcTTGAATGGTATTGCTAAGGAacaaaataagaagaatgaaacCAAGATTATCTTTGACAGAAGGGAAACCGTGGTTGATTCTTCGAGCCATCTTCAAGgggaagaagatgatgatgacgatttCTTCGATTGA
- the IRC21 gene encoding Irc21p (ancestral locus Anc_2.536), giving the protein MDDKRDADKRTPSFKVPSLRFSVPQQTVRTRVGGNNSTGGLHRQKVRLKPGHSALDWHRLTIESGSKGKLISGLDDLICDEEFLRLNQENAYGLDKLIRMRVPTYQIYPFLKINNSILQRHTSRTDCWTIYKGKVYCVSDYLEYHPGGPDIIFQNCAGKDSTVLFNQYHSWVNAEKLLETCLIGIFVNE; this is encoded by the coding sequence ATGGATGATAAAAGGGATGCAGATAAACGAACACCATCATTTAAAGTACCATCATTAAGATTTAGTGTACCTCAACAAACTGTTCGGACAAGAGTTGGGGGTAATAATAGTACTGGTGGCTTACACAGACAAAAGGTAAGGTTAAAACCGGGACATTCAGCCTTAGATTGGCATCGATTAACCATCGAATCTGGTAGTAAGGGTAAATTGATAAGTGGGTTAGATGATTTGATATGTGATGAAGAGTTTTTACGATTAAATCAAGAGAATGCCTATGGTTTAGACAAATTAATACGAATGAGGGTCCCCACGTATCAAATATatccatttttgaaaataaataattctatTTTACAGAGACATACCAGTAGGACCGATTGTTGGACTATTTATAAGGGTAAAGTTTATTGTGTGAGTgattatttggaatatcATCCCGGTGGACCAGAtataatattccaaaattgtGCTGGGAAGGATAGTACTGTCCTGTTCAATCAATATCATAGTTGGGTGAATGCAGAGAAACTTTTAGAAACCTGTctaattggaatatttgttaatgaaTAG
- the ABF2 gene encoding DNA-binding protein ABF2 (ancestral locus Anc_2.535): MLSRSTTRLFKAPQLAASTRTFFQNSLLDKSVSRSELRSQLKKENGVKRPMSAYLFYYQANREKLAEANPNIHMKDIAKLASEKWNTLSNQEKLPFERKSSEQMEQYHKQMNAIEAKLPPKKPLPAFLAFSKEVRPTIVEQDPSLTFAEISSIIGEKWRDLDPAVKDEYIEDYKLRLQDWQKQTSH, translated from the coding sequence ATGTTATCTCGTTCCACCACTAGACTCTTTAAAGCTCCTCAATTGGCAGCCTCCACTAGAACTTTTTTCCAAAACTCTCTGCTTGATAAGTCAGTTTCAAGATCAGAGTTAAGatctcaattgaaaaaggaaaatggCGTCAAGAGACCTATGTCTGCCTATTTATTCTATTACCAGGCAAATAGAGAAAAATTAGCAGAGGCTAATCCAAATATCCATATGAAGGATATCGCAAAATTGGCATCTGAAAAATGGAACACTTTATCcaatcaagaaaaattacCCTTTGAAAGGAAATCATCAGAGCAAATGGAACAATACCATAAACAAATGAACGCAATTGAAGCAAAATTGCCTCCTAAGAAACCCTTACCTGCCTTCTTGGCATTTTCAAAGGAAGTCCGTCCAACTATTGTAGAACAAGATCCATCTTTAACTTTTGCTGAAATTAGCTCAATCATTGGTGAAAAATGGAGAGATTTAGATCCAGCTGTCAAAGACGAATATATCGAAGATTATAAATTGAGATTGCAAGACTGGCAAAAGCAAACTTCTCATTAG
- the TVP18 gene encoding Tvp18p (ancestral locus Anc_2.534): MALDIKQFINFAGMAKDLKSFNFSVYGRWFGYINIILCIALGVANLFHVNAVIAFGIISIIQGLVILFIEIPFLLKICPLSENFIEFIKRFETNGYRCLFYLGMAIIQYCSIILMATSLIVVAIGLTISSMSYAVAFANHQEFQNTNIIKNPADADFPHEAVVREMV, encoded by the coding sequence ATGGCATTGGATATCaaacaatttattaattttgcCGGAATGGCAAAGGATCTCAAGAGTTTCAATTTTAGCGTGTACGGGAGATGGTTCGGATACATTAACATTATTCTGTGTATTGCGCTCGGTGTGGCAAATCTATTCCATGTCAATGCAGTTATTGCCTTTGGTATAATCAGTATAATTCAAGGTTTAGTTATCTTATTCATTGAGATTCCGTTCCTTTTAAAGATCTGTCCTCTAAGTGAAaactttattgaatttattaaaagatttgaaaCGAATGGGTATAGATGTTTGTTTTATTTGGGGATGGctattattcaatattgtTCCATTATTTTGATGGCTACTAGTTTGATTGTTGTTGCCATTGGGTTGACTATTTCATCCATGAGTTATGCGGTTGCATTTGCCAATCatcaagaatttcaaaacactaatattattaaaaacCCAGCTGATGCAGATTTCCCACATGAAGCTGTCGTGAGAGAGATGGTATGA
- the MOT3 gene encoding Mot3p (ancestral locus Anc_2.533): MSNWTAYQDQKVKQEQEQEQEQEKQNQRQSQMTAAQKDTSTSTSTNTNGVSSLLNPPQLQSEKLSLPINTTDQMHSHSHSHSKNDSLGTIPLPQTSKYNPIYHQPSSYMMNESDMRRNYYPTPQQQQPPPQQQQQVTGSQAQTNTSPFLYHWNTGRSDENQQQQQQMLQSLPTTSNPYGVQYNVLAPDTLQMYSMGQVPSNMGAYIPYQTAQQYQSVPWVIQYDPYSTGPPPPPPPNASITNSPPYQQSYPSQQPQQSQPQQYQRPVSVSPNILPQPVYSQTIKSSLKNSFNGDTNNATTTTSISQPFKRSDAMASIGTNIQQNNNNINNSRDKNLPPISSITTTVPTTASTTTATTPPSVIREPHSNQRFVTPSPPRGTFDSENAVYICHICSKNFKRRSWLKRHLLSHSSERHYFCPWCLSRHKRRDNLLQHMKLKHSKNLINELKFRNVIFDWHNYHYQQQVQRHQQYQQQGGMPPQIHGANEPFNINSEFTIRTLVTNGVVNKEDVKRVLNQLVDENENEP, translated from the coding sequence ATGAGCAACTGGACCGCGTATCAGGACCAGAAAGTTAagcaagaacaagaacaagaacaagaacaggAAAAGCAAAACCAAAGGCAAAGCCAAATGACCGCTGCTCAGAAGGATACCTCAACGtcaacatcaacaaacACGAACGGTGTTTCATCACTACTAAATCCTCCTCAATTACAATCTGAAAAACTTTCGTTACCAATAAATACCACCGACCAAATGCATTCGCATTCACATTCGCATTCAAAGAATGATTCTTTGGGAACTATACCATTACCTCAAACGTCAAAGTATAACCCAATTTATCACCAACCATCATCATACATGATGAATGAATCAGATATGAGAAGAAATTACTATCCTAcaccacaacaacagcaaccaccaccacagcagcagcagcaggTAACGGGATCACAGGCGCAAACTAATACATCTCCCTTCTTATATCATTGGAATACGGGAAGATCTGATGAaaaccaacaacaacaacaacaaatgtTACAATCGTTACCCACAACTTCAAATCCATACGGTGTCCAATATAACGTTTTAGCACCGGACACTCTGCAAATGTATTCTATGGGCCAAGTACCAAGTAATATGGGCGCTTATATACCTTATCAAACTGCTCAACAATATCAAAGTGTACCATGGGTAATACAATACGATCCTTATTCCACCGGcccaccaccaccaccacctccaAATGCTTCAATAACAAACTCTCCACCATATCAACAATCGTATCCATCACAGCAACCTCAACAATCTCAACCTCAACAGTATCAACGGCCTGTATCTGTATCACCTAATATTTTACCACAACCAGTATATTCACAGACAATAAAATcatctttaaagaattcCTTCAATGGAGATACTAATAatgcaacaacaacaacatctATATCACAACCCTTTAAAAGATCTGATGCAATGGCATCAATAGGAACTAACATTCAacagaataataataacattaataatagCAGAGATAAAAATCTACCACCAATTTCAAGTATAACAACAACGGTCCCCACAACTGCATCGACAACAACTGCAACGACGCCACCAAGTGTTATACGAGAACCACATTCCAACCAAAGATTCGTCACTCCTTCACCTCCAAGAGGTACATTTGATTCAGAAAATGCCGTATATATTTGTCATATTTGttccaagaatttcaaGAGAAGATCATGGTTAAAGAGACATTTATTATCACATTCATCAGAGAGACACTATTTTTGCCCCTGGTGTCTAAGTAGACATAAGAGAAGAGATAATTTATTACAAcatatgaaattgaaacattccaaaaatttaattaatgaattgaaatttagAAACGTCATCTTTGATTGGCAtaattatcattatcaacaACAAGTTCAACGACACCAACAATATCAACAACAAGGTGGTATGCCGCCACAGATTCATGGTGCCAATGAACCATTCAACATTAATTCAGAATTCACCATTAGAACCCTGGTCACCAATGGAGTCGTCAATAAGGAAGATGTCAAGAGAGTCTTGAATCAATTAGTGGacgaaaatgaaaatgaaccCTAG